In Streptomyces chartreusis, the following proteins share a genomic window:
- a CDS encoding carbohydrate-binding module family 20 domain-containing protein → MTTRPRSPGALRRTLSAVAAGALALAGAVALPASPARADATTSGDVIANLWSYNWDSVASECTDVLGPNGYGAVWVAPPAESLKQPNYYWWDVYQPYSYELSGRFGTAAEFASMVTACHAAGVKVYTDAVINHTAAQTGTGYNGTTITNKYDTPDWDPDDYHTSAECNDSDLIIDDWSNLAEIQNCELLGLPDLETEDDDVRSGIAAFLNKQIALGVDGFRVDAAKHMPVADLDAIRAKLTDTTSGAEPYVFQEVYPGSTPAASDYYPVGDVLDFTYASRVKSAFQGTVSDLESLPASGVLPPANSVSFVTNHDTERNGLHMSYKDGDTYRLANVFQLAYKWSTPTVYSGFEFSSSDQAPPNSGGFVTDTNCSGGWYCLQRDTAVIGMVKWHNAVGAEAVTNWATKSSSVIGFGRGTAGYVAINNGSSAATYTFATGMADGTYANVTDNGATTVTVSGGNATLTISAKSAVAFYDGEFTPCDTSCEEPGDGTDMTFNVTATTVWGTNVFVVGSIAALGSWNPADAIPLSPASYPKWSGTVIVPRSTAFEFKYIKKDGSGNVTWESGANRSYTTGTSSEYSTNDTWN, encoded by the coding sequence ATGACGACCAGACCTCGTTCCCCCGGCGCACTGCGCCGCACCCTGAGCGCCGTCGCAGCCGGCGCGCTCGCCCTCGCCGGGGCCGTGGCCCTGCCCGCGTCCCCCGCCCGCGCCGACGCCACGACCTCGGGCGATGTGATCGCCAACCTGTGGTCCTACAACTGGGACTCGGTCGCCTCGGAGTGCACGGACGTACTCGGACCGAACGGCTACGGCGCGGTCTGGGTGGCCCCGCCGGCCGAGTCGCTCAAGCAGCCGAACTACTACTGGTGGGACGTCTACCAGCCCTACTCGTACGAGCTCAGCGGCCGCTTCGGCACGGCGGCGGAGTTCGCCTCGATGGTCACCGCCTGCCATGCGGCGGGCGTGAAGGTGTATACGGACGCGGTGATCAACCACACCGCCGCGCAGACCGGCACCGGCTACAACGGCACGACGATCACCAACAAGTACGACACCCCCGACTGGGACCCCGACGACTACCACACGTCCGCGGAGTGCAACGACTCCGACCTGATCATCGACGACTGGTCGAACCTCGCCGAGATCCAGAACTGCGAACTGCTCGGCCTGCCCGACCTGGAGACCGAGGACGACGACGTCCGCTCCGGCATCGCCGCCTTCCTCAACAAGCAGATCGCGCTGGGTGTGGACGGGTTCCGCGTCGACGCGGCCAAGCACATGCCGGTCGCCGACCTCGACGCGATCCGGGCGAAGCTGACGGACACCACGTCGGGCGCCGAGCCGTACGTCTTCCAGGAGGTGTACCCGGGCTCGACGCCGGCGGCCTCCGACTACTACCCGGTCGGTGACGTCCTGGACTTCACGTACGCGAGCCGCGTGAAGTCGGCGTTCCAGGGGACCGTGAGCGACCTGGAGTCGCTGCCGGCCTCGGGTGTGCTGCCGCCGGCCAACTCGGTGTCCTTCGTGACCAACCACGACACCGAACGCAACGGTTTGCACATGAGCTACAAGGACGGCGACACCTACCGGCTCGCGAACGTCTTCCAGCTCGCCTACAAGTGGTCGACGCCGACGGTCTACTCGGGCTTCGAGTTCTCCTCCTCCGACCAGGCCCCGCCCAACTCCGGCGGCTTCGTCACGGACACGAACTGCTCCGGCGGCTGGTACTGCCTCCAGCGCGACACCGCCGTCATCGGCATGGTGAAGTGGCACAACGCGGTGGGCGCGGAGGCGGTGACCAACTGGGCGACGAAGTCGTCGAGCGTGATCGGCTTCGGCCGCGGCACGGCCGGCTACGTCGCGATCAACAACGGCTCGTCGGCGGCGACGTACACCTTCGCGACCGGCATGGCCGACGGCACGTACGCGAACGTCACCGACAACGGCGCCACGACGGTGACGGTCTCCGGCGGCAACGCCACCCTCACGATCTCCGCGAAGAGCGCGGTCGCCTTCTACGACGGCGAGTTCACGCCCTGCGACACCTCATGCGAGGAGCCGGGCGACGGCACCGACATGACCTTCAACGTCACCGCCACCACCGTCTGGGGCACCAACGTCTTCGTCGTCGGCTCCATCGCGGCCCTGGGTTCCTGGAACCCGGCCGACGCGATCCCGCTGTCGCCGGCGTCCTACCCGAAGTGGAGCGGAACGGTGATCGTGCCGAGGAGCACCGCCTTCGAGTTCAAGTACATCAAGAAGGACGGATCGGGGAACGTGACCTGGGAGTCCGGCGCCAACCGGTCGTACACCACGGGCACTTCCTCGGAGTACTCGACGAACGACACCTG
- a CDS encoding alpha-amylase gives MAPATPAAAAPPGTKDVTAVMFEWNFASVAKECTNTLGPAGYGYVQVSPPAEHIQGSQWWTSYQPVSYKIAGRLGDRTAFQNMVNTCHSAGVKVVVDTVINHMSAGSGTGTGGSSYSKYNYPGLYSSFDFDDCTSQISNYQDRWNVQHCELVGLSDLDTGESYVRGAIAGYMNDLLSLGVDGFRIDAAKHMDAADLANIKSRLSNPSVYWKQEAIYGSGEAVQPTEYTGNGDVQEFRYAYDLKRVFNNENLAYLKNYGEGWGYMNSSVSGVFVDNHDTERNGSTLSYKDNANYTLANVFMLAYPYGAPDINSGYEFSDTDAGPPGGGSVTACWQNGWKCQHNWPEIKSMVAFRNATRGQAVTNWWDNGADAIAFGRGGKGYVAINHESGSLSRTYQTSLPAGTYCNVQNSTSVTVNSSGQFTATLGADTALAIYAGKSSC, from the coding sequence ATGGCCCCCGCCACCCCCGCCGCCGCGGCTCCGCCCGGCACCAAGGACGTCACCGCGGTGATGTTCGAGTGGAACTTCGCCTCGGTCGCCAAGGAGTGCACCAACACCCTCGGCCCCGCCGGCTACGGCTACGTCCAGGTCTCCCCGCCCGCCGAGCACATCCAGGGCTCGCAGTGGTGGACCTCGTACCAGCCGGTGAGCTACAAGATCGCCGGCCGTCTCGGCGACCGCACCGCCTTCCAGAACATGGTGAACACCTGCCACTCGGCCGGTGTCAAGGTCGTCGTCGACACGGTCATCAACCACATGTCGGCGGGCAGCGGCACCGGCACCGGCGGCTCGTCGTACTCGAAGTACAACTACCCCGGTCTGTACTCGTCGTTCGACTTCGACGACTGCACCAGTCAGATCAGCAACTACCAGGACCGCTGGAACGTCCAGCACTGCGAGCTGGTCGGCCTCTCCGACCTCGACACCGGCGAGTCCTACGTCCGCGGAGCCATCGCCGGCTACATGAACGACCTCCTCTCGCTCGGCGTCGACGGCTTCCGCATCGACGCGGCCAAGCACATGGACGCCGCCGACCTCGCCAACATCAAGTCCCGGCTCAGCAACCCGTCGGTCTACTGGAAGCAGGAGGCCATCTACGGCAGCGGGGAGGCCGTCCAGCCCACCGAGTACACGGGCAACGGCGACGTCCAGGAGTTCCGCTACGCCTACGACCTCAAGCGGGTCTTCAACAACGAGAACCTCGCCTACCTGAAGAACTACGGCGAGGGCTGGGGCTACATGAACAGCTCCGTCTCCGGCGTCTTCGTCGACAACCACGACACCGAGCGCAACGGCTCCACGCTCAGCTACAAGGACAACGCCAACTACACGCTGGCGAACGTCTTCATGCTGGCCTACCCGTACGGCGCCCCGGACATCAACTCCGGCTACGAGTTCTCCGACACGGACGCCGGCCCGCCGGGCGGCGGCTCGGTGACCGCCTGCTGGCAGAACGGCTGGAAGTGCCAGCACAACTGGCCGGAGATCAAGTCGATGGTCGCCTTCCGCAACGCCACGCGCGGCCAGGCCGTCACCAACTGGTGGGACAACGGAGCCGACGCCATCGCCTTCGGCCGGGGCGGCAAGGGCTACGTCGCCATCAATCACGAGTCGGGCAGCCTGAGCCGCACCTACCAGACGTCCCTGCCCGCCGGGACGTACTGCAACGTGCAGAACAGCACGAGCGTGACCGTGAACTCCAGTGGCCAGTTCACCGCCACCCTCGGCGCCGACACGGCTCTGGCGATCTACGCCGGCAAGTCGAGCTGCTGA